TATTGATGAATAACAATACGGGCACTCTTTTGTTTCTTCGGGTTTTGCTTCTTCTTTCTTTCTGAATCTGTTCATAAGTTTTATTATCCCAAAAATAACAAAGCTGATAATGATGAAACTGATTAGGGTATTTATGAATAATCCGTAATTTAAAGTAACAGCTCCCGCTTCAGCAGCCGAACTGACTGTATTGTATGGAGAAGGTGTCGAGCCTTGCTTTAAAACAATAAAGAAATTGGCGAAATTTACTTTGCCAAGCAATAATCCTATGGGAGGCATTATGATATCATTAACTGCAGAATTGACAACTGCTCCAAAAGCTACTCCAATTACTATTCCTATTGCCATATCAATTACATTGCCTCTTAAAATAAATTCCTTAAACTCCCTTATAAATCCCTTTTTTTTAACGGTTTTTTTATCTTTGCTTTCCTTTTCCACCTTATTTCTCTTTCAATAGTTTGTTAATAAAAATCATATAAATAAAAAAATTCAGATTTTACAGATAAGTTT
The sequence above is drawn from the Actinomycetota bacterium genome and encodes:
- the mscL gene encoding large conductance mechanosensitive channel protein MscL, with protein sequence MREFKEFILRGNVIDMAIGIVIGVAFGAVVNSAVNDIIMPPIGLLLGKVNFANFFIVLKQGSTPSPYNTVSSAAEAGAVTLNYGLFINTLISFIIISFVIFGIIKLMNRFRKKEEAKPEETKECPYCYSSINVKAVKCPNCTSDLITSD